The proteins below come from a single Miscanthus floridulus cultivar M001 chromosome 1, ASM1932011v1, whole genome shotgun sequence genomic window:
- the LOC136508702 gene encoding uncharacterized protein, which yields MELDLALRLLATPSTAASSPATASTAASSPASAAQGHGPDGGAPSPPARSAAPDGGAARAGNVLPYDAGNSVLPYDGSLFRVDLVVMPLPSSSMVAKADQGWCPTPPSGGGASSPPLPADRSSCNIHGGGGAQRAQGTSHWRESASAWPSR from the exons ATGGAGCTCGACCTCGCCCTGCGCCTCCTGGCCACACCTTCCACGGCAGCTTCTTCCCCGGCGACGGCATCTACGGCGGCTTCCTCTCCAGCATCTGCGGCGCAGGGGCATGGGCCCGACGGCGGCGCCCCTTCCCCTCCAGCACGCTCGGCGGCCCCTGACGGCGGCGCGGCCAGAGCTGGTAATGTGCTCCCCTACGACGCCGGCAACTCCGTCCTCCCCTACGACGGCTCCCTGTTCCGCGTGGATCTGGTTGTGATGCCCCTCCCGTCCTCCTCAATGGTGGCAAAGGCGGACCAGGGGTGGTGCCCAActccaccaagcggcggcggcgcaTCCTCCCCTCCCCTACCTGCAG ATCGAAGCAGCTGCAAtatccatggtggtggtggtgctcaacGGGCACAAGGGACCTCCCATTGGCGTGAATCTGCATCGGCATGGCCCTCTCGATGA
- the LOC136449852 gene encoding uncharacterized protein encodes MAAAPSRCLLVTGPPGVGKTTLVIRVFETLRCSHPNLTVRGFYTREVREGGERVGFEVVTLDGRSGPLSSSKFSSSESVRWPTVGKYKVDVASLESLALPELQVKEETDLFIIDEVGKMELFSSAFFPAVMRVIESNIPVLATIPIPRHGRDIPGVARLRNHPGAAVFTLNTGNRDMMRDTIYNQLSSLLQKR; translated from the exons ATGGCCGCCGCACCGTCGAGGTGCCTCCTCGTCACTGGACCGCCG GGCGTGGGGAAGACGACGCTGGTCATACGGGTGTTCGAAACCCTCAGATGCTCTCACCCGAACCTCACCGTTCGCGGATTCTACACCC GAGAGGTGAGAGAGGGCGGAGAAAGGGTAGGATTCGAGGTTGTCACGCTCGACGGCAGAAGTGGACCCCTTTCCTCATCCAAGTTTTCCAG CTCAGAGTCTGTTAGATGGCCTACCGTTGGGAAATACAAAGTAGATGTAGCATCTTTGGAATCATTAGCATTACCTGAGCTGCAG GTTAAGGAAGAAACAGATCTCTTCATCATTGACGAAGTGGGTAAAATGGAGCTGTTCAGTTCAGCATTTTTCCCTGCTGTAATGAGAGTTATTGAATCCAATATACCAGTGCTGGCCACCATACCCATTCCTAGGCATGGCCGGGACATTCCAGGAG TTGCGAGGTTGCGGAATCATCCTGGAGCAGCTGTTTTCACCTTAAATACTGGTAACAGGGATATGATGAGAGATACTATCTACAATCAGTTAAGCAGTTTGTTGCAGAAGAGGTGA
- the LOC136449830 gene encoding uncharacterized protein isoform X2 yields MLQYLDFSHASTSRKWGHKRQGDGLEAPRNSMEFALEASHSYGVFQEDVPYSCNMRQYPKSGFSHSSNTVKKRIQEDISFRTNEGQKRPGVIARLMGMESPPLNATTESISRSEITPRPTMARRDNPSEMISAKHVSFVQHNNRDSTKQAPKQEIRAYGYGKERDVFGQMNTRSNEWSKPQPREHPQEEELQKFKKEFEAWQASRAWEQSRSFELESSLDDDDDDSRCTDIVPYRYQHHHNGNGKAASHGTKHMHSSNEDVHWRRRSMESSTSISGSRTFSLTTSADAAAPCSTRLPLSRSYHEEERSSLSPTRIVILKPCPELSTDDIEESSLGSPELVKKENNMEAFLEEVKKRLKIELEGGVASDDKQADRRWAPAAGDIIPADPKQIARSIANQIRENVTRDMHPALVRSESTRSYRSDVPFDGQGQMDYIGRDARRQLSDRLKNVLRRDPPDDETPFSFSHRRRATSTSFDEESRPKPTRQVAPPPPPPRKGKVRSKEEKKRAVESDVRSFRYGSNNTPTTTAQLDSEPVSPRNLMRSFSAPVSGTTFVKLLSEEPRVLTGARLQRKQEGHGSSRPASSSEERKGRKDAFSIRGKVSNLRQNLGLRAKLFGKKFHASDEPFPEDLPPIGTLITAPSVLIHPGVLQENSTEVPPSPASWCSSPPDEMNRGGYPSPVSPLEASFSEHRSHLRTEAKDMASTASEPGILSEQVQTEEQHTETSPVLDEHDDGDMDATDDHPIKSFARAVLVVAGMYGRRQNPGDAAMSECEAKPIPKWVLEEVVSSAPADGGAAAVDHRLLFDLVNEALPGAVRASTTLCAFDKCYAMVPRRAPGGKALLEALWKSMQVWLEPPSDSRTSSSASVDVLIGRDLSVSPWHGAFREDADALARDVEAEMLDELLDETVWDVLLNVGD; encoded by the exons ATGCTGCAGTACCTGGACTTCTCCCATGCCAGCACCTCAAGGAAGTGGGGGCACAAGAGGCAGGGCGATG gacTTGAAGCTCCAAGGAACAGCATGGAGTTCGCCTTGGAGGCTTCCCACAGCTATGGCGTCTTTCAAGAAGATGTTCCA TATTCCTGCAATATGAGGCAGTACCCAAAATCAGGGTTCAGCCACAGCTCAAACACAGTCAAGAAGCGGATCCAGGAGGACATCTCCTTCAGAACAAATGAAGGCCAGAAGAGGCCCGGTGTGATCGCCAGACTGATGGGCATGGAATCGCCTCCACTGAACGCAACCACTGAATCCATCAGTCGTTCAGAGATCACCCCAAGACCAACAATGGCTAGAAGAGATAATCCTTCTGAAATGATCTCAGCCAAGCATGTCTCCTTCGTGCAACACAACAACAGGGACTCCACCAAGCAGGCGCCAAAGCAAGAGATCCGAGCCTATGGCTATGGCAAGGAGAGGGATGTGTTTGGGCAGATGAACACGAGGAGCAACGAGTGGAGTAAGCCGCAGCCGCGAGAGCACCCGCAGGAGGAGGAGCTGCAGAAGTTCAAGAAGGAGTTCGAGGCGTGGCAGGCGAGCAGGGCGTGGGAGCAGTCGAGAAGCTTCGAACTGGAGAGTAGcctcgacgacgatgacgacgacagcAGGTGCACGGACATCGTGCCGTATAGGTACCAGCACCACCATAACGGGAACGGGAAAGCTGCTAGCCATGGCACCAAGCACATGCACTCCTCCAATGAGGATGtgcattggagaagaagaagcatgGAGAGCAGCACGTCGATCTCCGGGAGCCGTACGTTCTCTCTGACGACGAGCGCAGATGCCGCCGCCCCGTGCTCCACGAGGCTGCCGCTCTCCAGGTCCTACCACGAGGAGGAGAGGTCGTCGCTGTCGCCGACGAGGATCGTGATCCTGAAGCCCTGCCCCGAGCTGAGCACGGACGACATCGAAGAGTCCTCGCTGGGGTCGCCTGAGCTGGTGAAGAAGGAGAACAACATGGAGGCCTTCCTGGAGGAGGTGAAGAAGAGGCTCAAGATCGAGCTCGAGGGCGGGGTGGCCTCCGACGACAAGCAGGCGGACCGCCGGTGGGCCCCCGCTGCCGGCGACATTATTCCGGCCGACCCGAAGCAGATCGCGCGGAGCATCGCCAACCAGATCAGGGAGAACGTCACGAGGGACATGCACCCGGCGCTGGTGCGGTCGGAGTCGACGCGGTCGTACCGCAGCGACGTGCCGTTCGACGGGCAGGGACAGATGGACTACATCGGCCGAGACGCCAGGAGGCAGCTCTCCGACAGGCTGAAGAACGTGCTGAGGAGGGACCCGCCGGACGACGAGACGCCCTTCTCGTTCTCTCATCGGAGAAGGGCCACCTCGACGTCGTTCGACGAGGAGTCGAGGCCCAAGCCGACGAGGCAggtagcgccgccgccgccgccgccgaggaaggGGAAGGTCAggagcaaggaggagaagaagcGCGCGGTGGAGTCCGACGTCAGGTCATTCAGATACGGATCGAACAACACCCCAACgacgacggcccagctggactccGAGCCCGTGTCGCCGCGAAACCTGATGAGGTCGTTCTCGGCGCCGGTGTCCGGGACGACCTTCGTGAAGCTCCTCTCGGAGGAGCCGCGGGTGCTAACCGGAGCGAGGCTGCAGCGCAAGCAGGAAGGCCACGGGAGCAGCAGGCCGGCGTCGTCGTCGGAGGAGAGGAAAGGGAGGAAGGACGCGTTCAGCATCAGAGGCAAGGTGTCCAACCTGAGGCAGAACCTTGGGCTCAGAGCCAAGCTGTTCGGCAAGAAGTTCCACGCCTCCGACGAGCCGTTCCCGGAGGACCTCCCTCCCATAGGCACCCTCATCACTGCCCCATCGGTCCTCATCCACCCCGGCGTCCTGCAG GAGAACTCCACCGAGGTGCCACCGAGCCCGGCGTCGTGGTGCAGCAGCCCGCCTGACGAGATGAACAGGGGAGGCTACCCGAGCCCTGTCTCGCCATTGGAGGCATCCTTCAGCGAGCACCGGTCTCACTTGAGAACGGAAGCCAAGGACATGGCTTCAACTGCTTCTG AACCAGGAATCCTGTCAGAACAAGTCCAGACCGAAGAGCAACACACCGAGACAAGTCCTGTCCTGGACGAGCACGACGACGGTGACATGGACGCGACGGATGATCACCCCATAAAATCCTTCGCCAGAGCTGTTCTTGTCGTCGCCGGCATGTACGGACGGAGGCAGAACCCTGGCGACGCCGCCATGTCAGAGTGCGAAGCCAAGCCCATACCCAAGTGGGTGCTGGAGGAAGTCGTGTCCTCAGCCCCGgcggacggcggcgcggcagccgTCGACCACCGGCTCCTCTTCGACCTCGTCAACGAGGCGCTGCCGGGAGCCGTCCGGGCCTCCACGACGCTGTGCGCGTTCGACAAGTGCTACGCCATGGTGCCAAGGAGAGCACCCGGTGGCAAGGCGCTGCTGGAGGCACTGTGGAAGTCCATGCAGGTGTGGCTAGAGCCGCCAAGCGACAGCAGGACGTCGAGCTCTGCCTCCGTGGACGTGCTGATCGGCCGTGACCTGAGCGTGTCACCGTGGCACGGCGCGTTCCGCGAGGACGCCGACGCGCTGGCGAGGGACGTGGAGGCGGAGATGCTGGACGAGCTGCTCGACGAGACGGTGTGGGACGTGCTGCTCAACGTGGGGGACTGA
- the LOC136449830 gene encoding uncharacterized protein isoform X1 translates to MLQYLDFSHASTSRKWGHKRQGDGLEAPRNSMEFALEASHSYGVFQEDVPQYSCNMRQYPKSGFSHSSNTVKKRIQEDISFRTNEGQKRPGVIARLMGMESPPLNATTESISRSEITPRPTMARRDNPSEMISAKHVSFVQHNNRDSTKQAPKQEIRAYGYGKERDVFGQMNTRSNEWSKPQPREHPQEEELQKFKKEFEAWQASRAWEQSRSFELESSLDDDDDDSRCTDIVPYRYQHHHNGNGKAASHGTKHMHSSNEDVHWRRRSMESSTSISGSRTFSLTTSADAAAPCSTRLPLSRSYHEEERSSLSPTRIVILKPCPELSTDDIEESSLGSPELVKKENNMEAFLEEVKKRLKIELEGGVASDDKQADRRWAPAAGDIIPADPKQIARSIANQIRENVTRDMHPALVRSESTRSYRSDVPFDGQGQMDYIGRDARRQLSDRLKNVLRRDPPDDETPFSFSHRRRATSTSFDEESRPKPTRQVAPPPPPPRKGKVRSKEEKKRAVESDVRSFRYGSNNTPTTTAQLDSEPVSPRNLMRSFSAPVSGTTFVKLLSEEPRVLTGARLQRKQEGHGSSRPASSSEERKGRKDAFSIRGKVSNLRQNLGLRAKLFGKKFHASDEPFPEDLPPIGTLITAPSVLIHPGVLQENSTEVPPSPASWCSSPPDEMNRGGYPSPVSPLEASFSEHRSHLRTEAKDMASTASEPGILSEQVQTEEQHTETSPVLDEHDDGDMDATDDHPIKSFARAVLVVAGMYGRRQNPGDAAMSECEAKPIPKWVLEEVVSSAPADGGAAAVDHRLLFDLVNEALPGAVRASTTLCAFDKCYAMVPRRAPGGKALLEALWKSMQVWLEPPSDSRTSSSASVDVLIGRDLSVSPWHGAFREDADALARDVEAEMLDELLDETVWDVLLNVGD, encoded by the exons ATGCTGCAGTACCTGGACTTCTCCCATGCCAGCACCTCAAGGAAGTGGGGGCACAAGAGGCAGGGCGATG gacTTGAAGCTCCAAGGAACAGCATGGAGTTCGCCTTGGAGGCTTCCCACAGCTATGGCGTCTTTCAAGAAGATGTTCCA CAGTATTCCTGCAATATGAGGCAGTACCCAAAATCAGGGTTCAGCCACAGCTCAAACACAGTCAAGAAGCGGATCCAGGAGGACATCTCCTTCAGAACAAATGAAGGCCAGAAGAGGCCCGGTGTGATCGCCAGACTGATGGGCATGGAATCGCCTCCACTGAACGCAACCACTGAATCCATCAGTCGTTCAGAGATCACCCCAAGACCAACAATGGCTAGAAGAGATAATCCTTCTGAAATGATCTCAGCCAAGCATGTCTCCTTCGTGCAACACAACAACAGGGACTCCACCAAGCAGGCGCCAAAGCAAGAGATCCGAGCCTATGGCTATGGCAAGGAGAGGGATGTGTTTGGGCAGATGAACACGAGGAGCAACGAGTGGAGTAAGCCGCAGCCGCGAGAGCACCCGCAGGAGGAGGAGCTGCAGAAGTTCAAGAAGGAGTTCGAGGCGTGGCAGGCGAGCAGGGCGTGGGAGCAGTCGAGAAGCTTCGAACTGGAGAGTAGcctcgacgacgatgacgacgacagcAGGTGCACGGACATCGTGCCGTATAGGTACCAGCACCACCATAACGGGAACGGGAAAGCTGCTAGCCATGGCACCAAGCACATGCACTCCTCCAATGAGGATGtgcattggagaagaagaagcatgGAGAGCAGCACGTCGATCTCCGGGAGCCGTACGTTCTCTCTGACGACGAGCGCAGATGCCGCCGCCCCGTGCTCCACGAGGCTGCCGCTCTCCAGGTCCTACCACGAGGAGGAGAGGTCGTCGCTGTCGCCGACGAGGATCGTGATCCTGAAGCCCTGCCCCGAGCTGAGCACGGACGACATCGAAGAGTCCTCGCTGGGGTCGCCTGAGCTGGTGAAGAAGGAGAACAACATGGAGGCCTTCCTGGAGGAGGTGAAGAAGAGGCTCAAGATCGAGCTCGAGGGCGGGGTGGCCTCCGACGACAAGCAGGCGGACCGCCGGTGGGCCCCCGCTGCCGGCGACATTATTCCGGCCGACCCGAAGCAGATCGCGCGGAGCATCGCCAACCAGATCAGGGAGAACGTCACGAGGGACATGCACCCGGCGCTGGTGCGGTCGGAGTCGACGCGGTCGTACCGCAGCGACGTGCCGTTCGACGGGCAGGGACAGATGGACTACATCGGCCGAGACGCCAGGAGGCAGCTCTCCGACAGGCTGAAGAACGTGCTGAGGAGGGACCCGCCGGACGACGAGACGCCCTTCTCGTTCTCTCATCGGAGAAGGGCCACCTCGACGTCGTTCGACGAGGAGTCGAGGCCCAAGCCGACGAGGCAggtagcgccgccgccgccgccgccgaggaaggGGAAGGTCAggagcaaggaggagaagaagcGCGCGGTGGAGTCCGACGTCAGGTCATTCAGATACGGATCGAACAACACCCCAACgacgacggcccagctggactccGAGCCCGTGTCGCCGCGAAACCTGATGAGGTCGTTCTCGGCGCCGGTGTCCGGGACGACCTTCGTGAAGCTCCTCTCGGAGGAGCCGCGGGTGCTAACCGGAGCGAGGCTGCAGCGCAAGCAGGAAGGCCACGGGAGCAGCAGGCCGGCGTCGTCGTCGGAGGAGAGGAAAGGGAGGAAGGACGCGTTCAGCATCAGAGGCAAGGTGTCCAACCTGAGGCAGAACCTTGGGCTCAGAGCCAAGCTGTTCGGCAAGAAGTTCCACGCCTCCGACGAGCCGTTCCCGGAGGACCTCCCTCCCATAGGCACCCTCATCACTGCCCCATCGGTCCTCATCCACCCCGGCGTCCTGCAG GAGAACTCCACCGAGGTGCCACCGAGCCCGGCGTCGTGGTGCAGCAGCCCGCCTGACGAGATGAACAGGGGAGGCTACCCGAGCCCTGTCTCGCCATTGGAGGCATCCTTCAGCGAGCACCGGTCTCACTTGAGAACGGAAGCCAAGGACATGGCTTCAACTGCTTCTG AACCAGGAATCCTGTCAGAACAAGTCCAGACCGAAGAGCAACACACCGAGACAAGTCCTGTCCTGGACGAGCACGACGACGGTGACATGGACGCGACGGATGATCACCCCATAAAATCCTTCGCCAGAGCTGTTCTTGTCGTCGCCGGCATGTACGGACGGAGGCAGAACCCTGGCGACGCCGCCATGTCAGAGTGCGAAGCCAAGCCCATACCCAAGTGGGTGCTGGAGGAAGTCGTGTCCTCAGCCCCGgcggacggcggcgcggcagccgTCGACCACCGGCTCCTCTTCGACCTCGTCAACGAGGCGCTGCCGGGAGCCGTCCGGGCCTCCACGACGCTGTGCGCGTTCGACAAGTGCTACGCCATGGTGCCAAGGAGAGCACCCGGTGGCAAGGCGCTGCTGGAGGCACTGTGGAAGTCCATGCAGGTGTGGCTAGAGCCGCCAAGCGACAGCAGGACGTCGAGCTCTGCCTCCGTGGACGTGCTGATCGGCCGTGACCTGAGCGTGTCACCGTGGCACGGCGCGTTCCGCGAGGACGCCGACGCGCTGGCGAGGGACGTGGAGGCGGAGATGCTGGACGAGCTGCTCGACGAGACGGTGTGGGACGTGCTGCTCAACGTGGGGGACTGA
- the LOC136449858 gene encoding actin cytoskeleton-regulatory complex protein PAN1-like, translating to MAGTEAFEAYFRRADLNQDGRISGQEAVAFFQGANLPQQVLAQVWMHADQNKTGFLGRPEFFNALRLVTVAQSGRQLTPDIVQSALYGPAAARIPAPKIAAGPAPAQMGAAGAPRPQGSAAMTPTPGQVEAAQMNPAATPRPQGSGMMPTSSQVGMPQVNPGAAPRPQGISSMMPAASQGGALQASQFAGPRAMQPQPPNLGITQQQPSSTGFMRPPQVGAPATSFQAQAPGINQGLVGGGSMGGSVGWQGGNAASVGGIPQAIPGAAPSQTTRGGFGPGLPSTIGMAPGQQVQAMSSSPLPPQSNSAVLPQDSKALVLSGNGPASSSGSSTDIFSALTQPKPSVSAPAPQTNSIPSSSSFMPTPTGSQNLTNLAQFGSLQGSSQPQQTQPVVKPSPAPAAPVVSAGISNSAPQWPKITQSDIQKYMKVFGDVDRDRDGKITGAEARTLFLSWRLPREVLKQVWDLSDQDNDGMLSLREFCIALYLMERHRAGTPLPPALPDSLRHDETLLRATGLPSTAYNGPSWQQNQGGLPQRGPGAPGVVRPPLPPHLHSQTDGASRPGQPRSHMPGMDNHVVNQGNKDDKSGVNQAAQEVVDAPKKVEVEKQVLYSREKLEYYRTKMQDLVLYKSRCDNRLNEITERASSDKREVESLAKKYEEKYKQVAELASKLAVEEAAYRDVQERKVELHDALIKMVQGGSVDGLLQVRADRIQYQLEEMERALSERCKHFGLQFKSSASVELPSGWEPGPQEGLIEWDEDWDKFEDEGFSIVKDNGTIQENPVSAENGKVPSLWDDGDDMSPVASSNGHIKEERHYSGGDQVAESEIAYDFGDESVRSPGSAGRSASGSPFKSSRFGMHDSSPSKRESYSDHGGSESVFGDKFADETSWNFDDQDTDSVWGSTALNTEADQHGGTHNSFFGSEAGSPSGASVFEKKRSSFFDDSVPSSPAYTSGFSPKFVESRDDSSSYNFGRFDSFRSQDTGFFPQESRFSRFDSISSSKGENVSGFDTGNSSRNFGRFDSFDDADPFGSSGPFKASGSRSPPKF from the exons ATGGCGGGGACGGAGGCCTTCGAGGCATACTTCCGCCGCGCGGATTTGAACCAGGACGGCCGCATCAGCGGCCAGGAGGCTGTCGCCTTCTTCCAGGGCGCCAACCTGCCGCAGCAAGTCCTCGCCCAG GTATGGATGCACGCCGATCAGAACAAGACTGGCTTCCTCGGCCGCCCGGAATTCTTCAACGCACTGCGCCTGGTCACCGTGGCGCAGAGCGGGCGTCAGCTCACGCCCGACATAGTGCAGTCGGCGCTCTATGGTCCCGCTGCGGCTCGAATTCCAGCTCCCAAGATAGCCGCAGGGCCGGCTCCTGCACAGATGGGTGCTGCGGGGGCGCCTAGGCCTCAGGGGAGTGCTGCGATGACGCCCACACCAGGGCAGGTTGAAGCGGCTcagatgaatccggctgccacaCCAAGGCCCCAGGGAAGCGGCATGATGCCGACATCTAGTCAAGTTGGCATGCCACAGGTGAACCCTGGTGCTGCTCCAAGGCCCCAAGGGATCAGTTCTATGATGCCAGCTGCGAGTCAGGGTGGTGCTCTTCAAGCAAGTCAGTTTGCTGGACCAAGGGCAATGCAGCCGCAGCCTCCTAACCTGGGAATTACTCAGCAACAACCTTCTAGTACCGGTTTCATGCGGCCACCACAAGTTGGAGCTCCAGCAACTTCATTTCAAGCTCAAGCGCCTGGAATCAATCAAGGTTTGGTCGGTGGAGGCAGCATGGGAGGATCTGTCGGTTGGCAAGGCGGTAATGCTGCCTCAGTGGGAGGCATTCCACAAGCTATACCAGGAGCTGCTCCTTCACAGACAACACGAGGTGGATTTGGCCCAGGTTTACCTAGCACAATAGGCATGGCGCCTGGACAACAGGTACAAGCAATGTCTTCATCGCCATTGCCTCCGCAGAGCAACAGTGCTGTGTTGCCTCAGGATTCAAAAGCTTTGGTACTGTCTGGAAATGGCCCTGCCAGCAGCTCTGGATCAAGCACAGACATCTTCTCTGCACTTACACAGCCAAAGCCAAGCGTATCTGCACCTGCACCTCAGACAAACTCGATTCCGAGCTCATCCAGTTTTATGCCCACACCAACTGGCTCCCAGAACCTGACTAATCTCGCACAGTTTGGTTCTTTGCAAGGTAGCAGCCAACCTCAACAGACTCAGCCTGTTGTAAAGCCCAGTCCTGCTCCAGCTGCACCTGTTGTCTCTGCTGGGATTTCTAATTCAGCTCCCCAATGGCCAAAAATTACTCAATCTGACATCCAGAAGTACATGAAAGTCTTTGGGGATGTTGATAGGGACAGAGATGGCAAAATAACTGGCGCAGAAGCTCGCACTCTGTTCCTCAGTTGGAGGCTTCCAAGAG AGGTCCTGAAGCAAGTGTGGGATTTGTCTGACCAAGACAATGATGGCATGCTTTCTTTGAGAGAGTTTTGTATTGCTCTTTATTTAATGGAGAGGCACCGAGCTGGAACTCCTCTTCCCCCGGCACTTCCTGACTCTCTTAGGCATGATGAGACACTGTTACGAGCTACAGGCTTGCCTTCAACAGCATACAATGGGCCATCATGGCAACAGAATCAAG GAGGATTACCACAAAGAGGCCCTGGAGCACCTGGGGTTGTGCGGCCACCCTTGCCACCACATTTGCATTCACAAACTGATGGGGCTAGCAGACCAGGGCAACCAAGATCTCACATGCCTGGGATGGATAATCATGTAGTAAATCAAGGAAACAAAGATGACAAAAGTGGAGTGAACCAGGCTGCGCAGGAGGTGGTGGATGCTCCTAAGAAG GTTGAGGTGGAGAAGCAGGTCCTGTATTCTAGAGAGAAACTGGAGTATTACCGCACAAAGATGCAAGATCTT GTCCTGTATAAAAGTCGGTGTGACAATAGGCTGAATGAGATTACAGAAAGGGCGTCCTCTGATAAACGTGAG GTGGAATCATTGGCTAAGAAATATGAAGAGAAGTACAAGCAAGTAGCTGAGTTAGCTTCCAAACTAGCAGTTGAAGAAGCTGCATATCGTGATGTTCAG GAGAGAAAAGTTGAGCTGCATGATGCGTTGATTAAAATGGTACAAGGTGGAAGCGTTGATGGTTTGCTTCAG GTTCGAGCCGATCGAATCCAATATcaattagaagagatggaaagggCTCTTAGTGAGCGTTGCAAACACTTTGGACTTCAATTCAAATCATCCGCATCAGTTGAGCTTCCTTCTG GTTGGGAACCTGGGCCTCAAGAGGGACTCATTGAGTGGGATGAAGACTGGGATAAATTTGAAGATGAAG GGTTTAGTATTGTTAAGGATAATGGTACAATACAGGAAAACCCAGTTTCTGCTGAAAATGGAAAAGTGCCATCTCTTTGGGATGATGGTGATGATATGTCTCCTGTTGCATCCTCTAATGGTCATATCAAGGAAGAAAGGCATTACAGTGGAGGTGATCAAGTGGCTGAGAGTGAAATAGCATATGATTTTGGTGATGAATCTGTGAGGAGTCCTGGCAGTGCTGGAAGAAGTGCCTCAGGGAGTCCATTTAAATCTTCCCGCTTTGGGATGCATGATTCATCTCCCAGCAAAAGAGAAAGTTACAG TGACCATGGTGGTTCTGAATCTGTTTTTGGTGACAAGTTTGCTGATGAAACTTCTTGGAACTTTGATGATCAAGATACTGACTCTGTTTGGGGTTCTACTGCACTGAACACT GAAGCTGACCAACATGGTGGCACCCATAACTCTTTCTTTGGGTCTGAGGCAGGCTCTCCAAGTGGCGCTAGTGTATTCGAAAAGAAGAGGAGTTCATTCTTTGATGATTCTGTTCCAAGTTCTCCTGCATACACATCTGGATTCTCTCCAAAATTTGTTGAAAGCCGTGATGATAGCTCCTCTTATAACTTTGGGAGGTTCGATTCCTTCAGATCCCAAGACACTGGATTCTTCCCTCAGGAAAGTCGTTTCTCCAGGTTTGACTCCATTAGCAGCTCCAAAGGCGAGAATGTATCAGGATTCGATACAGGGAATAGCTCACGAAATTTTGGCCGGTTTGACTCTTTTGATGACGCCGATCCATTCGGTTCAAGTGGACCTTTTAAAGCATCTGGAAGCCGGTCTCCACCCAAGTTCTGA